The Porphyrobacter sp. HT-58-2 genome has a window encoding:
- a CDS encoding class I SAM-dependent methyltransferase: protein MADHTAYPDWVDCRALRAAEEAARGEDDADGLNHAGVWRSRLRLIDPGEEAVILASPTPATPAPASEPSARERAKAEARARTEAAAREKAEALARAKAEAEERARLLKETRAREKAEAAARAAAEREAREKAAAEARARKQAEIEARQRAEAEARARAAEEARLRKEAKAREIAEAKARAEAEARAKREAEAAAAAAKAAAEEAARREAEERARAEAEAKARAAEEARLKKEAEARARAEAKARAKAEAEARAKAAAEEKARLAAEEKARREAEAKARKEAEEQARREAEEAARLAAEEQARREAEEAARQAAEAEAARIAAEEQARREAEEAAAAEQARLEAEMLARANVDVPATLRRLIRETGPISLAQYMGESNARYYASRDPLGEQGDFITAPEISQMFGELIGLWLADLWVRMGSRKRIHYVELGPGRGTLAKDALTAARRYEFAPEIHFVETSASLRKLQREAFPDCHHHHDISTLPDDAPLLIVANEFFDALPIHQLVRSADGWFDRLIGLDGDAFTFLAGKERMDHLVPRSWVTAAQGAMIETSPAAVALMAEIARRLREQGGAALIVDYGHMELRSGSTLQALKAHQKVDAFAHPGDADLTAHVDFELLKQVAEDNGADVMGLTYQGEWLRQMGIDTRTEALQRRNPYDKDKIQRQRDRLVEDNQMGTLFKVLGICGRRWPFGAGFE from the coding sequence ATGGCTGACCATACCGCTTATCCTGACTGGGTTGATTGTCGTGCTCTTCGCGCTGCGGAAGAAGCCGCTCGCGGCGAAGACGACGCTGACGGCCTGAACCACGCCGGGGTCTGGCGCAGCCGGCTGCGCCTGATCGATCCGGGTGAGGAGGCTGTCATCCTTGCGTCCCCGACTCCGGCGACACCGGCCCCTGCGTCGGAGCCGTCGGCGCGCGAACGCGCCAAGGCTGAGGCCCGTGCGCGGACGGAAGCTGCTGCGCGCGAGAAGGCGGAGGCACTTGCCCGCGCCAAGGCCGAAGCCGAGGAACGCGCCCGGCTGCTCAAGGAAACCCGCGCCCGCGAAAAGGCCGAAGCCGCGGCCCGCGCCGCCGCCGAACGCGAAGCGCGCGAGAAGGCCGCTGCCGAGGCGCGCGCCCGCAAGCAGGCCGAAATCGAAGCGCGCCAGCGCGCCGAGGCCGAAGCGCGTGCCAGGGCCGCCGAGGAAGCGCGGTTGCGCAAGGAAGCCAAGGCTCGCGAAATCGCCGAGGCCAAGGCCCGCGCCGAAGCCGAGGCTCGGGCCAAGCGCGAGGCTGAAGCCGCTGCCGCTGCTGCCAAGGCCGCCGCTGAGGAAGCCGCCCGCCGCGAAGCCGAGGAACGCGCCCGCGCCGAAGCCGAAGCCAAGGCCAGGGCCGCAGAAGAAGCGCGCCTGAAGAAGGAAGCCGAAGCCCGCGCCCGCGCCGAAGCCAAGGCCCGTGCCAAGGCCGAAGCCGAAGCCCGCGCCAAGGCTGCGGCGGAAGAAAAGGCGAGGCTGGCCGCCGAGGAGAAGGCACGCCGCGAGGCCGAGGCCAAGGCCAGGAAAGAGGCAGAGGAACAGGCGCGCCGCGAGGCTGAAGAAGCCGCAAGGCTGGCGGCAGAGGAACAGGCCCGGCGTGAAGCCGAAGAAGCCGCCCGTCAGGCCGCCGAGGCGGAAGCCGCCCGCATCGCCGCTGAAGAACAGGCGCGGCGCGAAGCCGAGGAAGCTGCTGCCGCCGAACAGGCCCGGCTCGAAGCGGAAATGCTCGCCCGCGCCAATGTCGATGTCCCGGCAACCTTGCGTCGCCTGATCCGCGAGACCGGCCCCATCAGCCTCGCGCAGTATATGGGCGAAAGCAACGCGCGCTATTACGCCAGCCGCGATCCGCTGGGGGAGCAGGGCGACTTCATCACTGCCCCCGAAATCAGCCAGATGTTCGGCGAGCTGATCGGGCTGTGGCTGGCCGATCTGTGGGTGCGCATGGGCAGCCGCAAGCGCATCCACTATGTCGAGCTGGGGCCGGGGCGCGGCACGCTGGCGAAAGACGCGCTCACCGCGGCGCGGCGTTACGAATTCGCTCCGGAAATTCACTTCGTCGAAACCTCGGCGAGCCTGCGCAAGCTCCAGCGCGAGGCGTTTCCCGATTGCCACCATCACCACGACATCTCGACCTTGCCCGACGATGCCCCCTTGCTGATTGTCGCCAATGAATTCTTCGATGCCCTGCCGATTCACCAGCTCGTGCGTTCGGCAGACGGGTGGTTCGACCGGCTGATCGGGCTTGATGGCGATGCTTTCACTTTCTTGGCGGGCAAGGAGCGGATGGATCATCTGGTGCCACGCAGCTGGGTGACGGCAGCGCAGGGCGCGATGATCGAGACCAGCCCTGCGGCAGTGGCGCTGATGGCCGAAATTGCCCGGCGGTTGCGCGAACAGGGCGGTGCGGCGCTGATCGTCGATTATGGTCACATGGAGCTGCGTTCGGGCTCGACGCTTCAGGCGCTCAAGGCGCATCAGAAGGTCGATGCCTTCGCCCATCCCGGCGATGCCGATCTCACCGCCCATGTCGATTTCGAACTGCTCAAGCAGGTCGCCGAGGATAACGGCGCGGATGTGATGGGCCTGACCTATCAGGGCGAATGGCTGCGGCAGATGGGGATCGACACCCGCACCGAGGCGCTCCAGCGGCGCAACCCCTATGACAAGGACAAGATCCAGCGCCAGCGCGATCGGCTGGTTGAGGACAACCAGATGGGTACCTTGTTCAAGGTGCTGGGCATCTGCGGGCGGCGCTGGCCGTTCGGGGCGGGGTTCGAATGA
- a CDS encoding DUF2147 domain-containing protein — protein MRIFALFVGLAAAAPLAAAEPITGRWVTAEKDAVVAIAKCGKALCGRIEKFLIPPPGGDNQRDVNNADPAKRERKLIGTAILSGLTAEGGTWRGEVYDPKTGRTYSSEVRRGANGTLEVKGCFGPLCQTQVWRKVS, from the coding sequence ATGCGGATTTTTGCCTTGTTTGTCGGGCTTGCCGCCGCAGCCCCGCTGGCGGCAGCAGAACCGATCACCGGACGCTGGGTGACGGCGGAAAAGGACGCGGTGGTGGCGATTGCCAAGTGCGGCAAGGCGCTTTGCGGGCGGATCGAGAAGTTCCTGATCCCTCCGCCGGGCGGTGACAATCAGCGCGACGTCAACAATGCCGATCCCGCCAAGCGCGAGCGCAAGCTGATCGGCACAGCGATCCTCTCCGGCCTGACTGCGGAAGGCGGGACGTGGCGCGGCGAGGTCTATGACCCCAAGACCGGGCGCACCTACTCCTCCGAAGTGCGCCGCGGCGCCAACGGCACGCTCGAGGTCAAGGGCTGCTTTGGCCCCCTGTGCCAGACGCAGGTCTGGAGGAAGGTTTCCTGA
- a CDS encoding ABC transporter permease/substrate-binding protein, protein MAEVWGILPGLSDKLAAHVVLSASAIGLAMLIALPLAVWASRSQIVARLALSLASLVQTIPALALLALFFPLLLSLRAVFGEGLPTLGFLPALMALTLYALLPILRNAVTAQANLDPGVLEAADGVGMTRWQKLVLVEAPLSAPFIMAGIRTASVWTIGAATLATTIGQPSLGDPIFAGLQTQNWALVVAGCLVSAGLALVADWLLWWVERGIDERKRWKWAGALLAVVAGVSAALWAQSTGSEERRIVIAAKQFSEQYILAQLIGSRLEAAGYAVEYRDGLGSAVVHGAVASSSIDISVDYTGTIWTNYLGRKDNPGREAMYETIREWEWRENGVRVLGRLGFENAYAFAMRGDRARELGVASLTDLAAVAPNLTVGGDPEFFERPEWIAVRDAYGLRFAGTRNFAPTFMYNALASGEADVISAYTSDGRIAADKLVVLEDPEGALPSYDAMLMLSPRIAEDEGVVAALKPLLGAISVEAMREANLAVDREDAQKQTPKQAAEALAKATGL, encoded by the coding sequence ATGGCGGAAGTCTGGGGCATTCTCCCCGGCCTCAGCGACAAGCTCGCCGCGCACGTGGTGCTCTCGGCCAGCGCGATCGGCCTTGCGATGCTGATTGCCCTGCCGCTGGCCGTGTGGGCGAGCCGTTCGCAGATCGTCGCGCGCCTCGCCCTGAGCCTTGCCAGCCTTGTCCAGACCATTCCCGCGCTGGCGCTGCTGGCGCTGTTCTTCCCGCTGCTGCTGTCCCTGCGCGCGGTGTTTGGCGAGGGGCTGCCGACATTGGGCTTTCTGCCGGCGCTGATGGCGCTGACGCTCTATGCGCTGCTGCCGATCCTGAGGAATGCGGTGACGGCGCAGGCCAATCTCGATCCCGGCGTGCTCGAAGCCGCCGACGGCGTGGGGATGACCCGCTGGCAGAAGCTGGTGCTGGTCGAAGCGCCGCTTTCCGCCCCCTTCATCATGGCGGGCATCCGCACGGCATCGGTGTGGACCATCGGCGCGGCAACGCTTGCCACCACCATCGGCCAGCCGAGCCTTGGCGATCCGATCTTTGCCGGGCTGCAAACCCAGAACTGGGCGCTGGTCGTCGCCGGTTGCCTTGTCAGCGCGGGGCTGGCGCTGGTGGCCGACTGGCTGCTGTGGTGGGTCGAGCGCGGTATCGACGAGCGAAAGCGCTGGAAATGGGCGGGTGCGTTGCTGGCGGTGGTGGCGGGCGTGAGTGCCGCGCTATGGGCGCAGAGCACCGGCTCCGAGGAACGCCGCATCGTCATCGCCGCCAAGCAGTTCTCCGAACAGTACATCCTCGCCCAGTTGATCGGATCGCGGCTCGAAGCCGCCGGCTATGCTGTCGAGTATCGCGACGGGCTGGGCAGCGCGGTGGTGCATGGCGCGGTGGCTTCATCGAGCATCGACATCTCGGTCGACTATACCGGCACGATCTGGACCAACTACCTCGGGCGCAAGGACAATCCGGGGCGCGAGGCGATGTACGAGACGATCCGCGAATGGGAGTGGCGCGAAAACGGGGTCAGGGTGCTCGGAAGGCTGGGGTTCGAAAACGCCTATGCCTTCGCCATGCGGGGCGACCGGGCGCGCGAACTGGGCGTGGCCTCGCTCACCGATCTGGCCGCTGTCGCCCCCAATCTGACGGTGGGCGGCGATCCCGAATTCTTCGAGCGACCCGAATGGATCGCGGTGCGCGATGCCTATGGGCTGCGGTTTGCAGGCACGCGCAATTTCGCGCCGACCTTCATGTACAACGCGCTGGCGTCGGGCGAGGCCGACGTGATCAGCGCCTACACATCGGACGGGCGGATCGCGGCCGACAAGCTGGTGGTGCTCGAAGACCCCGAAGGCGCATTGCCGAGCTATGATGCGATGCTGATGCTGTCCCCCCGCATTGCCGAGGATGAAGGCGTGGTGGCGGCGCTGAAACCGTTGCTGGGCGCCATCAGCGTCGAAGCGATGCGCGAGGCGAACCTTGCCGTCGACCGCGAGGATGCGCAGAAGCAGACGCCGAAGCAGGCGGCGGAGGCATTGGCGAAAGCGACGGGCCTTTAG
- a CDS encoding ATP-binding cassette domain-containing protein, translated as MIKPPPLLRFEAVICRFGTVTAVGTQADGVTCDIAGGSFVALVGASGSGKSTLLKTVNTLVTLTEGRVLFGGEDVSALKPAQLRRRVGYVFQGVGLFPHMSVAENIAIGPRLTGERLPPERIAALLELVELDPALASRMPDELSGGQRQRVGVARALAGEPELLIMDEPFGALDPITRDALGRKVRELHERLGLTTVMVTHDMAEALLLADRVLVMDTGALVADATPNALLAGEGGTVAQRLVSVPREQAERLAAMEGSA; from the coding sequence ATGATCAAACCGCCGCCCCTGCTCCGCTTCGAGGCGGTGATCTGCCGCTTCGGCACGGTCACGGCAGTCGGCACGCAAGCAGACGGGGTCACCTGCGACATCGCGGGAGGCAGTTTCGTGGCGCTGGTGGGGGCCTCGGGATCGGGCAAGTCGACGCTGCTCAAGACGGTCAACACGCTAGTCACGCTTACGGAAGGCCGCGTGCTGTTCGGCGGCGAGGATGTCAGCGCCCTGAAGCCCGCACAGCTGCGCCGCCGCGTGGGTTATGTGTTTCAGGGCGTGGGCCTGTTTCCGCACATGAGCGTGGCCGAGAACATCGCCATCGGCCCGCGTCTGACGGGCGAGAGGCTCCCGCCCGAACGGATCGCCGCCCTGCTCGAACTGGTCGAACTTGATCCGGCGCTGGCGAGCCGGATGCCCGATGAACTCTCCGGCGGGCAGCGCCAGCGGGTCGGCGTGGCGCGGGCGCTGGCGGGGGAACCTGAGCTGCTGATCATGGACGAGCCCTTCGGCGCGCTCGATCCGATCACCCGCGACGCGCTGGGGCGCAAGGTGCGCGAGCTGCACGAACGCCTCGGCCTCACCACGGTGATGGTGACGCACGACATGGCCGAGGCGCTGCTGCTGGCGGACCGGGTGCTGGTGATGGACACCGGCGCGCTGGTGGCCGACGCTACGCCCAACGCCCTGCTGGCGGGCGAGGGCGGCACGGTGGCGCAGCGCCTGGTCAGCGTCCCGCGCGAACAGGCCGAACGCCTCGCCGCGATGGAAGGGTCGGCCTGA
- a CDS encoding isovaleryl-CoA dehydrogenase, which produces MRATPDFDFQLGEAAEMIRESTARFADEQIAPLADRTDREDRFPRELWEPMGALGLHGITVEEEWGGLGLGYLEHVIAVEEVSRASASVGLSYGAHSNLCLNQIRRWGNDEQKAKYLPKLISGEHVGSLAMSEAGAGSDVVSMKLKADAVQGGYVLNGTKFWITNAPEADTLVVYAKTDGHAGSRGITAFLIEKGDEGFAIGQKISKVGMKGSPTAELVFTDCFVPEERVMGPVNGGVGVLMSGLDYERVVLAGLQLGIMQACLDTVIPYLRERKQFGKPIGSFQLMQAKVADMYVALQSARAYTYAVAKACDAGQTTRFDAAGVILLASENAFKVAAESVQALGGAGYTTDWPVERYMRDAKLLDIGAGTNEIRRMLIGRELIGAAG; this is translated from the coding sequence ATGCGCGCCACCCCCGATTTCGACTTCCAGCTTGGTGAAGCGGCCGAGATGATCCGCGAAAGCACCGCCCGTTTCGCCGACGAGCAGATCGCGCCGCTGGCCGATCGCACCGACCGCGAAGACCGCTTCCCGCGCGAGCTGTGGGAGCCGATGGGCGCGCTGGGCCTGCACGGCATCACCGTCGAGGAGGAATGGGGCGGGCTGGGGCTCGGCTATCTGGAGCACGTGATCGCGGTCGAGGAAGTGTCACGGGCCAGTGCCTCTGTGGGCCTGTCCTATGGCGCGCATTCGAACCTTTGCCTCAACCAGATTCGCCGCTGGGGGAATGACGAGCAGAAGGCCAAGTATCTGCCCAAGCTGATCAGCGGCGAACACGTCGGCAGCCTCGCCATGTCCGAAGCGGGCGCGGGGTCGGACGTGGTCTCGATGAAACTGAAGGCGGATGCGGTGCAGGGTGGCTATGTCCTTAACGGCACCAAGTTCTGGATCACCAATGCGCCCGAGGCCGACACGCTGGTAGTCTATGCCAAGACCGATGGCCACGCGGGATCGCGCGGCATCACTGCCTTCCTGATCGAGAAGGGCGACGAGGGCTTCGCCATCGGCCAGAAGATTTCCAAGGTCGGCATGAAGGGCTCGCCCACCGCCGAGCTGGTGTTCACCGACTGCTTCGTGCCCGAAGAGCGCGTGATGGGGCCGGTCAACGGCGGGGTCGGCGTGCTGATGAGCGGGCTCGATTACGAGCGCGTGGTGCTCGCCGGGTTGCAGCTCGGCATCATGCAGGCGTGCCTCGACACGGTGATCCCCTATCTGCGCGAGAGGAAGCAGTTCGGAAAGCCGATTGGCTCGTTCCAGCTGATGCAGGCCAAGGTCGCCGACATGTATGTCGCCCTGCAATCTGCCCGCGCCTACACCTATGCGGTGGCCAAGGCGTGCGACGCGGGGCAGACGACGCGCTTCGATGCGGCGGGGGTGATTTTGCTGGCGTCGGAGAATGCCTTCAAGGTCGCTGCGGAGAGCGTGCAGGCACTGGGCGGCGCGGGCTACACCACCGATTGGCCGGTGGAACGCTACATGCGCGACGCGAAGCTGCTCGATATCGGCGCAGGCACGAACGAAATCCGCCGGATGCTGATCGGGCGCGAACTGATCGGGGCGGCGGGGTAA
- a CDS encoding carboxyl transferase domain-containing protein, with protein MTAPTLTTKLDRESPEAKARFAHNHALAQELRARVAEAALGGPEKHRERHVSRGKLLPRERVERLLDPGSPFLEIGQLAANGMYEGDVNGASIICGVGRVSGRQCMIVCNDATVKGGTYYPMTVKKHLRAQEIAQENRLPCIYLVDSGGANLPHQAEVFPDRDHFGRIFFNQANMSALGIPQIACVMGSCTAGGAYVPAMSDETVIVRNQGTIFLAGPPLVKAATGEEISAEDLGGGDLHARKSGVVDHLAENDEHALTIVRDIVSHLNSPFGSSAVENRGLGCVSTSLDTNGLKDPRPPKFDAEDLYALIPEDVRAPYDVKEVIARLVDGSEFHEFKAHYGATLVCGFAHIWGMPVAILANNGVLFSESAQKGAHFIELACQRRIPLLFLQNISGFMVGGKYEAEGIAKHGAKLVTAVATATVPKVTVVIGGSFGAGNYGMCGRAYSPRFLFTWPNARISVMGGEQAASVLATVHRDADSWTPEQAEAFKAPIRQKYEDEGNPYYATARLWDDGVVDPVQTRDVLGLAFAACLEAPIAERPAFGVFRM; from the coding sequence ATGACCGCCCCCACCCTCACCACCAAACTCGACCGCGAGAGCCCTGAGGCCAAGGCCCGCTTCGCGCATAACCACGCCCTTGCGCAGGAACTTCGCGCCCGCGTCGCCGAGGCAGCCCTCGGCGGGCCGGAGAAGCATCGCGAGCGGCATGTCTCGCGCGGCAAGCTGCTTCCGCGCGAGCGGGTGGAGCGGCTGCTCGATCCGGGGTCACCCTTCCTCGAAATCGGGCAGTTGGCGGCGAACGGGATGTACGAAGGCGACGTCAACGGCGCCTCGATCATCTGCGGGGTGGGCCGCGTCTCGGGCCGCCAGTGCATGATCGTGTGCAACGATGCGACGGTGAAGGGCGGCACCTACTACCCGATGACGGTCAAGAAGCACCTGCGCGCGCAGGAGATCGCGCAGGAGAACCGCCTGCCATGTATCTATCTGGTGGACTCCGGCGGGGCGAACCTGCCGCATCAGGCCGAGGTCTTCCCCGACCGCGACCATTTCGGGCGGATTTTCTTCAATCAGGCCAATATGTCCGCGCTCGGCATCCCGCAGATCGCCTGCGTGATGGGGAGCTGCACCGCGGGCGGCGCCTACGTCCCCGCCATGTCCGACGAGACGGTGATCGTCCGCAATCAGGGCACGATCTTCCTCGCCGGGCCGCCGCTGGTGAAGGCCGCGACGGGCGAGGAGATCAGCGCCGAGGACTTGGGCGGCGGCGACTTGCACGCCAGGAAATCGGGCGTGGTCGATCACCTCGCGGAGAATGACGAGCACGCGCTGACCATCGTGCGCGATATCGTCAGCCACCTCAATTCCCCGTTCGGTTCGAGCGCAGTCGAGAACCGTGGCTTGGGGTGTGTCTCGACTTCGCTCGACACGAACGGGTTGAAAGACCCGCGCCCGCCCAAGTTCGACGCCGAAGACCTCTACGCCCTCATCCCCGAGGATGTGCGCGCGCCCTATGATGTGAAGGAAGTGATCGCGCGGCTGGTGGACGGCAGCGAGTTCCACGAGTTCAAGGCGCATTACGGCGCGACGCTGGTCTGCGGTTTCGCGCATATCTGGGGAATGCCGGTCGCGATCCTCGCCAATAACGGCGTGCTCTTCTCCGAAAGCGCGCAGAAGGGCGCGCATTTCATCGAACTGGCCTGCCAGCGTCGCATCCCGCTGCTGTTCCTCCAGAATATCAGCGGCTTCATGGTCGGCGGGAAGTATGAGGCGGAAGGCATCGCCAAGCACGGGGCGAAGCTGGTCACCGCCGTCGCCACCGCGACCGTGCCAAAGGTCACCGTGGTGATCGGCGGCAGCTTCGGCGCGGGCAATTACGGGATGTGCGGCCGCGCCTACTCGCCCCGCTTCCTCTTCACCTGGCCCAATGCCCGCATCTCGGTGATGGGCGGCGAGCAGGCGGCCAGCGTCCTCGCCACCGTCCACCGCGACGCCGACAGCTGGACCCCGGAGCAGGCCGAGGCCTTCAAGGCCCCGATCCGCCAGAAATACGAGGACGAAGGCAACCCCTACTACGCCACAGCGCGCCTGTGGGACGACGGCGTGGTCGATCCGGTGCAGACCCGCGATGTGCTGGGGCTGGCGTTTGCGGCGTGTCTTGAAGCCCCCATCGCCGAGCGTCCGGCGTTCGGCGTGTTCCGGATGTAG